GTTTAGAGCCTCAAACACCTATACAAACTTTTAGACTTTTAGCGGATCGTGGTTTAATTACTGGTGAAGAATTGAATGATTTCATAAAACTTGTTCGATTAAGAAATCTTATTGTTCACAGGTATTGGATTATAGACGATAAACGCGTATATGAGAGTGTAAAAGAGAATTTTGAAAAATCTTAAATTTTATCAAGAGAGTTAAAGATGTTTTCAAAATATAGGTATTTTAGAAAAGATAAAACGAAGGTGCTAGATAAGTTGCGTAGGTTACTGGAGGGAGAAGAGGAGGTTTTGTTAGCGATAGTTTTTGGTAGTTTTGTAGATTTAGAAAGTTTTAGAGATATTGATCTAGCAGCATACTCTAAGAATGAAAGTTTAAATTACTTAGCGAGGCTTGGCGCTAGGCTAGAGCTAGAACTGGAAATACCGATAGACATAGTACCTTTAAAAGAATTAGAGCCAAGGTTTAGATGGAAGATACTTAGAAAAGGTATTAAAATTTTTCATTAGCCCTCTCCACGTAACTATAGTAATTTAGATTATTATAAGTTTTCTAGGAGGCGCGGCGAAGACAGGCGTAGGAGCCGCTGTACTGGGCGTAAAAAGCCATTTCTTCCTCAATCTTT
This genomic window from Thermoproteales archaeon contains:
- a CDS encoding DUF86 domain-containing protein, with the protein product MRDIHEAINIILEDTSKSFEKLSRVEKSENRYYIVVLVEALTVLVYHIARRAYSLEPQTPIQTFRLLADRGLITGEELNDFIKLVRLRNLIVHRYWIIDDKRVYESVKENFEKS
- a CDS encoding nucleotidyltransferase domain-containing protein → MFSKYRYFRKDKTKVLDKLRRLLEGEEEVLLAIVFGSFVDLESFRDIDLAAYSKNESLNYLARLGARLELELEIPIDIVPLKELEPRFRWKILRKGIKIFH